Proteins encoded together in one Telopea speciosissima isolate NSW1024214 ecotype Mountain lineage chromosome 6, Tspe_v1, whole genome shotgun sequence window:
- the LOC122665003 gene encoding probable eukaryotic initiation factor 4A: protein MAIDAVEASSSSPSPSPLSSHSSQPRHYYVAVDRPQFKMVTMVDLLRVARKRSSLPTVLCCSSRDELDAVCSAVSNLPNVSLDSLYSDLAEAERMLILDKFRQATTKLNHNPAASAKVNNETENEEHELFMMVVTDACLPHVSSGESSICARVLINHELPTKKETYLRRMATCLAADGIVINMVAGAGEVMTLKSIEESMGLVIEQMPIDIFEML, encoded by the exons ATGGCTATTGATGCTGTCGAAGCCTCATCTtcatctccctctccttctcctttgtCTTCTCATTCCAG TCAACCACGTCACTACTACGTTGCCGTCGACAGACCACAATTCAAAATG GTGACAATGGTGGATCTGTTGCGTGTGGCGCGGAAACGTTCTTCCTTACCTACAGTACTGTGTTGCAGCTCACGCGATGAGCTTGATGCCGTCTGCTCTGCTGTCTCTAACCTTCCTAATGTTTCCTTGGATTCTCTG TACAGTGATTTGGCTGAAGCTGAACGCATGTTGATATTGGACAAATTCCGTCAAGCAACCACGAAATTGAACCACAACCCTGCTGCTAGTGCTAAAGTAAACaatgaaactgaaaatgaagaGCATGAGTTGTTTATGATGGTTGTAACAGATGCATGCCTACCTCATGTTTCTTCGGGGGAGTCATCTATATGTGCTCGTGTTTTGATAAATCATGAGTTACCGACGAAGAAG GAAACATACTTGAGGCGGATGGCAACTTGTTTGGCGGCAG ATGGTATTGTGATCAATATGGTCGCTGGGGCTGGTGAAGTAATGACCCTGAAAAGCATCGAGGAGAGCATGGGTCTAGTTATTGAGCAGATGCCCATAGAT ATCTTTGAGATGTTATGA